From the genome of Hyalangium ruber, one region includes:
- a CDS encoding sensor histidine kinase: MSGTGRKLLVAFALLVLAFGAASYAALRGLTEIHQALHQVKRQETGVRTALALSSAVRDLYAHQAHSIILGNESHLPLYEEAHRRVLALLGEVQEQTAGEKARTHLDVMRRASGELDLLFREAILPALLGGDRATVLREHGRALELVNLIQHHADALAEEYERTIGGFEEHAGAVQHASILWTLVLFIAAALFALAFGVYIGRSVALPVARLEAGASRLAAGDLSTRIEVDREDEFGRLARQFNRMTEALQEHQQRLVQSERLASIGRLAAGVAHEINNPLGVILGYVRLLQRKAEGALAEDLRIIEEETLRSRDIVEGLLDLSRPQQVSGESVDLRQMAEEIFSRLRESAQASGPALLLEGQGHVAGNPRRLHQVLTNLVKNAVEAAGARGRVIVAIHALDQALALTVRDSGPGLPPEARERLFEPFFTTKPHGTGLGLAVSQAIAQAHGGSIQARTHPEGGAEFTLLLPRST, from the coding sequence GTGTCCGGAACTGGCAGAAAGCTCCTCGTTGCATTCGCGCTCCTGGTCCTGGCGTTTGGGGCCGCGTCCTACGCAGCCCTGCGGGGGCTCACGGAGATCCACCAGGCCCTGCACCAAGTGAAGCGGCAGGAGACAGGGGTACGCACCGCCCTCGCGCTCTCCAGCGCGGTGCGTGATCTGTACGCTCACCAGGCGCACAGCATCATCCTGGGCAACGAGAGCCATCTGCCGCTCTACGAGGAAGCACACCGGCGAGTGCTCGCACTGCTGGGGGAAGTACAAGAGCAGACTGCTGGCGAGAAGGCGCGCACTCATCTGGATGTGATGCGCCGAGCCTCGGGAGAGTTGGACCTGCTCTTCCGCGAAGCCATCCTACCTGCCCTCCTGGGCGGTGACCGTGCCACGGTGCTCCGCGAGCACGGCCGCGCGCTTGAGCTGGTAAACCTCATCCAGCACCACGCTGACGCCCTCGCCGAGGAGTACGAACGCACCATCGGCGGGTTCGAAGAGCACGCAGGCGCTGTCCAGCACGCCAGCATCCTCTGGACCCTTGTCCTGTTCATCGCAGCGGCCCTGTTCGCCCTCGCCTTCGGTGTCTACATCGGCCGCTCCGTGGCGTTACCGGTGGCACGGCTCGAAGCTGGCGCGTCAAGGCTTGCCGCTGGGGACCTCTCCACCCGCATCGAGGTGGACCGGGAGGACGAGTTCGGGCGGCTGGCCCGCCAGTTCAATCGGATGACCGAGGCGCTTCAAGAGCACCAGCAGCGTCTGGTCCAGAGCGAGCGGCTGGCGAGTATTGGCCGACTGGCGGCGGGCGTGGCACACGAAATCAACAACCCCCTGGGCGTCATCCTCGGCTACGTGCGGCTGCTCCAGCGCAAGGCGGAGGGAGCGCTGGCCGAGGATCTGCGCATCATCGAAGAGGAGACGCTGCGCTCCCGGGACATCGTGGAGGGGCTGCTTGACCTCTCCAGACCGCAGCAGGTCTCAGGAGAATCCGTGGACCTGCGCCAGATGGCCGAGGAGATCTTCTCCCGCCTGCGCGAGTCCGCCCAGGCTTCCGGACCAGCGCTCCTACTGGAGGGACAGGGGCACGTCGCCGGGAATCCGCGCCGGCTGCATCAGGTGCTGACCAACCTGGTGAAGAACGCGGTGGAGGCCGCGGGCGCCAGGGGCCGGGTGATTGTCGCCATCCACGCGCTCGACCAAGCGCTGGCGCTGACGGTTCGTGACAGCGGGCCTGGCCTTCCCCCCGAGGCACGCGAGCGGCTCTTCGAGCCCTTCTTCACCACCAAGCCACATGGCACGGGGCTGGGGCTGGCTGTCTCCCAAGCCATCGCTCAGGCCCACGGCGGCAGCATCCAGGCGCGCACCCACCCCGAGGGCGGCGCCGAGTTCACCCTCCTTCTTCCTCGGAGCACGTAG
- a CDS encoding WD40/YVTN/BNR-like repeat-containing protein — protein MRTPSASGGRLLLALLALQALPALAHNGLPETQNVTVRRGNENDLLVGATFGALISRDKGQSWRWICPEGMGVGAWRPERYHWLSGGEIIAATGSAVVRSRDGGCSWTTHPFFKDTWATSLAVDPANERLIHVATGKYSSANGIYRSEDGGETWLTSLAPIPDTRYTAIRIAPSDPRRLYVSGQDSRGLFLSRSDDGGQTWTQLPLVLPQAVSPYDFVLRVVSEASPDILWVTVSASGGSYLLKSTDGGATLAPVLEVPLEIFIGAEASADGRTVWASTPANLFRGREGEAFSALPLPEGNACARRAGDLLYGCGSPWVHQWGLARSRDEGTTWEPLLSFKGIQGAHSCPAATPVQQSCPSLWPQLAATLGADTPPVEGQPPPADEDPSEPPLAVKDGCSAAAGLAPSALLILALGLTRHSRRLQARRP, from the coding sequence ATGAGAACCCCCTCTGCCTCGGGTGGAAGGTTGCTGCTGGCACTGCTGGCACTTCAAGCTCTCCCGGCGCTGGCCCACAACGGCCTGCCCGAGACACAGAATGTCACCGTGCGCCGGGGCAATGAGAACGATCTGCTGGTGGGCGCGACCTTCGGAGCGCTCATCTCGCGGGACAAGGGGCAGAGCTGGCGGTGGATCTGCCCCGAGGGCATGGGCGTGGGTGCCTGGCGACCGGAGCGCTACCACTGGCTGAGCGGGGGAGAGATCATCGCCGCCACGGGCAGCGCGGTGGTCCGCTCGCGCGACGGCGGCTGCTCGTGGACCACCCACCCTTTCTTCAAGGATACCTGGGCCACCAGCCTCGCCGTGGACCCGGCCAACGAGCGCCTCATCCACGTGGCCACCGGGAAGTACTCCTCGGCCAACGGCATCTACCGCTCGGAGGACGGGGGAGAGACGTGGCTGACTTCGCTGGCGCCGATCCCAGACACCCGCTACACGGCCATCCGCATCGCCCCGTCCGACCCGCGCCGGCTCTACGTGTCCGGCCAGGACTCGAGGGGGCTGTTTCTGTCCCGGAGTGACGACGGCGGCCAGACCTGGACCCAGCTGCCGCTGGTGCTGCCCCAGGCCGTGAGCCCCTATGACTTCGTCTTGAGGGTGGTGAGCGAGGCTTCGCCAGACATCCTCTGGGTCACCGTCTCCGCCTCTGGGGGAAGCTACCTGCTCAAGAGCACCGATGGTGGAGCGACCCTGGCGCCGGTGCTCGAGGTGCCGTTAGAGATATTCATCGGCGCCGAGGCTTCCGCGGACGGCCGGACCGTCTGGGCCTCCACCCCCGCCAACCTCTTCCGGGGCCGGGAGGGAGAAGCCTTCAGCGCGCTGCCCCTGCCCGAAGGCAACGCCTGCGCGCGGCGCGCGGGAGACCTGCTCTATGGCTGCGGTTCACCCTGGGTTCACCAGTGGGGCTTGGCGCGGAGCCGGGACGAGGGCACCACCTGGGAGCCGCTCCTCAGTTTCAAAGGTATTCAGGGCGCCCATAGCTGCCCGGCGGCCACCCCCGTTCAGCAGTCCTGCCCCTCGCTCTGGCCGCAGCTCGCGGCGACGCTCGGGGCGGACACCCCCCCTGTCGAGGGCCAGCCCCCCCCGGCGGATGAAGACCCCTCCGAGCCCCCGCTTGCCGTGAAGGATGGCTGCAGCGCCGCCGCTGGCCTGGCACCCTCCGCCCTGCTTATCCTCGCCCTTGGGTTGACCCGCCACTCGCGGCGGCTCCAGGCCCGGAGACCGTGA
- a CDS encoding YnfA family protein, with amino-acid sequence MFVLLRAVGLFVLTAVADVMGSYLPYLWLRQGKSPLLLVPAAASLAAFAWLLTLHPTGASRTYAAYGGVYITVALVWLWAVEGERPSAWDIAGALVALAGMAIIVLAPRR; translated from the coding sequence ATGTTCGTCCTACTGCGGGCCGTGGGCCTCTTCGTTCTGACGGCAGTGGCGGACGTGATGGGCAGCTACCTGCCTTACCTCTGGCTACGCCAGGGCAAGTCGCCGCTACTCCTCGTGCCAGCAGCCGCGAGCCTTGCCGCCTTTGCATGGCTGCTGACGCTCCACCCCACGGGGGCCTCGCGCACCTATGCAGCCTACGGAGGCGTTTACATCACGGTAGCGCTGGTATGGCTGTGGGCTGTGGAGGGTGAGCGGCCCAGCGCTTGGGACATTGCAGGGGCCTTAGTGGCTCTGGCCGGTATGGCAATCATCGTGCTGGCGCCTCGCAGGTAA
- a CDS encoding sigma-54-dependent transcriptional regulator: MDKPSILVADDKENMLKLIARILGDAYRVTTAEDGSRALSLIQAQRFDVVLTDIRMPGADGFEVLKAVKQHAPNTEVILMTAHASIPKAVEAIKEGAYDYLSKPFDPDEVGLVVARALERKRLKEQADSLRRELDSIFSFQNIIGKSPPMRALYGLLGRAAELDITVLVTGETGTGKELVARAIHYQGPRKEGSFIPVNCGALPAELIESELFGHVRGAFTGAVETKAGLFEEADGGTLFLDEIGELPLAVQVKLNRALQEKEVRRVGDTASRRIDVRLVAATHRDLKAEAGAGRFREDLFYRLNIFPVHLPPLRERREDIPLLAMHFLEKAAKTYRQQVEGFEPDALRALTGYSWPGNVRELENAIERAAAICSGTKISLADLPSEVSGGQQGTLPADVMVKMPFREAVDLARDRASRDYLVALLREFGGNVTRAAERAGMERESLHRLLKRYGLKSDDFKEPT; the protein is encoded by the coding sequence ATGGATAAGCCGAGCATTCTCGTCGCTGACGACAAGGAGAACATGCTCAAGCTGATCGCCCGCATTCTCGGCGACGCTTACCGCGTGACGACCGCCGAGGATGGCAGCCGTGCGCTCTCCCTCATCCAGGCCCAGCGCTTCGATGTGGTGTTGACGGACATTCGCATGCCGGGGGCGGACGGCTTCGAGGTCCTCAAGGCCGTCAAGCAGCACGCGCCCAACACCGAGGTCATCCTCATGACTGCCCACGCCTCCATCCCCAAGGCAGTGGAGGCTATCAAGGAGGGAGCCTACGACTACCTCTCCAAGCCCTTCGATCCGGACGAGGTGGGGCTCGTGGTGGCCCGGGCGCTCGAGCGTAAGCGGCTCAAGGAGCAGGCGGACTCGCTGCGGCGCGAGCTGGATAGCATCTTCAGCTTCCAGAACATCATCGGCAAAAGTCCCCCCATGCGTGCGCTCTACGGCCTGCTCGGGCGGGCAGCGGAGCTGGACATCACCGTGCTTGTCACCGGGGAGACGGGGACGGGCAAGGAGTTGGTGGCGCGGGCCATCCACTACCAGGGCCCTCGGAAGGAGGGGTCCTTCATCCCGGTGAACTGCGGGGCGCTGCCCGCCGAGCTCATCGAGAGCGAGCTCTTCGGCCATGTGCGAGGAGCCTTCACCGGCGCGGTGGAGACGAAGGCAGGGCTCTTCGAGGAGGCCGATGGCGGCACGCTCTTCCTCGACGAGATCGGCGAGCTGCCCCTCGCGGTCCAGGTGAAGCTCAACCGCGCGCTTCAAGAGAAGGAAGTGCGCCGGGTGGGGGATACGGCCTCTCGCCGCATCGATGTGCGCCTCGTGGCCGCGACCCATCGGGACCTCAAAGCCGAGGCGGGCGCGGGCCGATTCAGGGAGGACCTCTTCTACCGCCTCAACATCTTCCCGGTGCACCTGCCTCCCCTGCGGGAGCGGCGCGAGGACATCCCCCTGCTCGCCATGCACTTCTTGGAGAAGGCGGCGAAGACCTACCGGCAGCAGGTGGAGGGCTTCGAGCCCGATGCGCTGCGAGCGCTCACCGGCTACTCCTGGCCGGGCAATGTCCGCGAGTTGGAGAACGCCATCGAGCGCGCGGCGGCGATCTGTAGCGGTACGAAGATCAGCCTCGCGGATCTGCCCTCGGAGGTCTCGGGTGGGCAGCAGGGAACGCTGCCCGCCGATGTGATGGTGAAGATGCCGTTCCGCGAGGCGGTGGATCTCGCACGGGATCGCGCCTCCCGCGACTACCTGGTGGCGCTGCTGCGGGAGTTCGGGGGCAACGTGACGCGAGCCGCGGAGCGCGCCGGCATGGAGCGCGAGAGCCTCCACCGCCTGCTCAAGCGCTACGGCCTGAAGTCCGATGACTTCAAGGAGCCCACCTGA
- a CDS encoding transposase — protein MPRDPTARFKANDAQGLAAAEVLVPEEHLARQVLKLMERVEVSQVEAQYSALGQRGYPPRRLLSLWVYASLIGLHHATKLAHALVTDAALRLLAGGHVISRPVLNRFRMSHAALFRSALEATVQWALEEGLVDAQGLAVDSARLRAHASMQQVRVLNRSTRRLEQLAEVDTSVLSEQERAKHQQKVDKHTQAVELCTQAQAASVVLTSKAAALMQFPGEVYLPGHRLTVTASGAQSRLVVGVLINAAPNDTSLLEEAVLQARQVLRQAGLPSVVRLQAAADAGYWSQADLAFAAANTGWVDLLIKQKAESGPLRGKNYFGRDAFQLLSPEQVLCPVGKRMLGPKRHQQGALLYRGDGCATCPKHSACTPSKRRSLVVNWDYEKLGAQMRQRMSQQDAPARYHQRMATVEPVFSSLEDGMGFRRVSSRKPQTVSAEILLKLLAYNVSRLLTRRRLLCVYFLLPLSTSTDQPSSEF, from the coding sequence GTGCCGCGAGACCCCACCGCGCGCTTCAAAGCGAATGACGCGCAGGGGCTGGCTGCGGCCGAGGTGTTGGTACCCGAAGAGCATCTGGCCCGGCAGGTGCTCAAGCTGATGGAGCGGGTGGAGGTGTCGCAGGTGGAAGCTCAGTACTCGGCTCTGGGGCAAAGAGGCTATCCGCCGCGGCGATTGCTGAGTCTGTGGGTGTACGCCAGCCTGATTGGACTGCACCATGCGACGAAGCTTGCGCACGCGCTGGTGACCGATGCGGCCTTGAGGTTGCTAGCAGGTGGGCATGTCATCAGTCGGCCGGTGCTCAACCGCTTCCGGATGAGTCATGCAGCGTTGTTTCGCTCGGCGTTGGAAGCAACGGTGCAGTGGGCGTTGGAAGAGGGACTGGTGGATGCCCAAGGGTTAGCCGTGGACTCGGCGCGCCTGAGGGCGCACGCCTCAATGCAGCAAGTGCGTGTGCTCAACCGCTCCACGCGCAGGTTGGAGCAGTTAGCCGAAGTGGACACCTCTGTGCTCTCCGAGCAGGAGCGAGCCAAGCACCAGCAGAAGGTGGACAAGCACACCCAGGCGGTGGAGTTGTGCACCCAGGCGCAGGCGGCCTCCGTAGTGCTTACCAGCAAAGCCGCAGCCCTCATGCAGTTTCCGGGTGAGGTGTACCTGCCCGGCCACCGTCTCACCGTGACAGCCAGCGGCGCGCAGAGTCGCCTGGTGGTGGGCGTGCTCATCAACGCGGCGCCCAACGACACGAGCCTCTTGGAGGAGGCTGTGCTGCAAGCGCGTCAGGTGCTGCGCCAGGCCGGGCTGCCTTCGGTGGTCCGCCTCCAGGCGGCAGCCGATGCGGGCTACTGGAGCCAAGCAGACCTGGCCTTTGCCGCAGCCAACACCGGGTGGGTGGATTTGCTCATCAAGCAGAAGGCCGAGAGCGGTCCCCTTCGGGGCAAGAACTACTTCGGCCGAGACGCCTTCCAACTGCTCTCCCCCGAGCAGGTGCTGTGTCCGGTGGGCAAGCGCATGCTCGGGCCCAAGCGCCACCAGCAAGGCGCCTTGCTGTACCGAGGCGATGGCTGCGCCACCTGTCCCAAGCACAGCGCGTGCACGCCCTCCAAGCGCCGCAGCCTGGTGGTCAACTGGGACTACGAGAAGCTGGGCGCTCAGATGCGTCAGCGCATGAGCCAGCAGGACGCTCCAGCGCGCTACCACCAGCGCATGGCCACTGTGGAGCCGGTCTTCTCCTCCCTGGAAGATGGCATGGGCTTCCGCCGTGTCTCCTCGCGCAAGCCTCAGACGGTGTCCGCCGAGATTCTCCTGAAGCTGCTGGCCTACAACGTCAGCCGCCTGCTCACCCGGCGCAGGCTTTTGTGCGTCTACTTCCTGCTGCCCCTCTCCACGAGCACCGACCAGCCTTCTTCTGAATTCTGA
- a CDS encoding N,N-dimethylformamidase beta subunit family domain-containing protein has product MVTQGERVPVAVSVSEARKFSWVVYRLGYYAGAAGREVARGGPVQGLRQASCPPRLPTGLVACEWRPTLEVQTGADWVRGVYVVKLTREDGYQRYVPFFVREARPRSEVVAIIPTANWQAYNTWGGMSLYDDNHGVMRRVGVRRAFQVSYDRPYARGQGAGHLLTDDLSLVTWLEAQGLDVAYVTDEELDRSGESLGGAKVLIISGHDEYWTRTLRDRAERAVASGVSLINLGANNAYWQVRYEPSEDGRERRVITCYKGDAPKRDPVGPLSPELTVKFRDLPTPRPENALFGVQFSSRWHQFAFPLVITRTEHWAFAGTGLKAGDTLWQANGYEMDQVVDNGHSPEGLEVLAESPGLSLQGGFGLAHMVLHQKPSGAWVFSSGGVDFVRVLANEQLADARAARLVANVLYRALGRPVPESLVGFSALASPAPRGPFAKAVLTVAGVPGQRGDRDGPAGWAQLSAPLAVAVLPQGGWAVADALANKVRRVHPDGAMETLASGLNGPMGIAADAAGNVYVADTEHACIRRITPDGTASVFAGAVYKPGAVDGPAAQARFNQPAGLALALDGALLVADMGNGLIRRIELSTPGHPVTTLPAHKGLYRPSAVAAAADGALYVVETGMARVVSLRQGTVSVVAGATPGFADGAPESAQLLPYLGLAVLKDGSLAVADPGNYRIRRVTFDSAGRARQVSTLAGTGRYGAADGRGEDADFVLPTGLAVGPDGTLYVADAGNALLRAVTP; this is encoded by the coding sequence ATGGTGACGCAGGGCGAGCGCGTCCCCGTAGCGGTCTCCGTGTCCGAGGCGCGCAAGTTCTCCTGGGTGGTGTACCGGCTCGGCTACTACGCGGGGGCGGCGGGGCGAGAGGTGGCACGAGGGGGACCTGTGCAGGGCCTCCGCCAGGCGTCGTGCCCTCCGAGGCTGCCCACGGGGCTTGTCGCCTGCGAGTGGAGGCCCACCCTCGAGGTCCAGACGGGCGCGGACTGGGTGCGCGGCGTCTACGTGGTGAAGCTGACGCGCGAGGATGGCTACCAGCGCTACGTGCCCTTCTTCGTCCGGGAAGCGCGGCCGCGCTCCGAGGTGGTGGCCATCATCCCCACGGCCAACTGGCAGGCATATAACACCTGGGGCGGCATGAGCCTGTACGACGACAATCACGGCGTCATGCGCCGGGTTGGGGTGCGCCGCGCCTTCCAGGTGTCCTACGACAGGCCCTACGCCCGCGGACAGGGCGCGGGGCACCTGCTCACTGATGACTTGAGCCTCGTCACCTGGCTGGAGGCGCAAGGGCTGGATGTGGCCTACGTCACCGACGAGGAACTGGACCGCTCGGGGGAGTCCCTGGGCGGGGCGAAGGTGCTCATCATCTCTGGGCATGACGAGTACTGGACGCGCACCCTGAGGGATCGTGCCGAGCGCGCGGTGGCCTCGGGTGTGTCGCTCATCAACCTGGGCGCCAACAACGCCTACTGGCAGGTGCGCTACGAGCCCTCGGAGGACGGGCGCGAGCGCCGCGTCATCACCTGTTACAAGGGCGATGCCCCCAAGCGCGATCCGGTGGGCCCGCTGAGCCCGGAGCTGACGGTGAAGTTCCGTGATCTGCCCACGCCCCGCCCGGAGAACGCGCTCTTCGGTGTGCAGTTCTCCAGCCGCTGGCACCAGTTCGCCTTTCCCCTGGTCATCACCCGCACCGAGCACTGGGCCTTCGCCGGCACGGGCCTGAAGGCAGGCGACACCTTGTGGCAGGCCAACGGCTACGAGATGGACCAGGTGGTGGACAACGGCCACTCACCCGAGGGGCTCGAGGTGCTGGCCGAGTCGCCCGGGCTGTCGCTCCAGGGCGGCTTCGGTCTGGCGCACATGGTGCTTCACCAGAAGCCGAGCGGCGCCTGGGTTTTTTCTTCGGGGGGAGTGGACTTCGTGCGCGTGCTGGCGAACGAGCAGCTGGCGGATGCGCGGGCCGCGCGCCTGGTGGCCAACGTGCTGTACCGGGCCCTGGGCCGCCCGGTGCCTGAGAGCCTGGTGGGGTTCTCCGCCCTGGCCTCGCCCGCGCCGCGTGGCCCGTTCGCGAAGGCCGTGCTGACCGTAGCGGGCGTGCCGGGCCAGCGAGGTGACAGGGATGGGCCGGCCGGGTGGGCACAGCTCTCCGCCCCGCTCGCCGTGGCGGTCCTGCCCCAGGGAGGGTGGGCGGTGGCGGATGCGCTCGCCAATAAGGTGCGGCGCGTGCACCCGGACGGCGCCATGGAGACGCTCGCCTCTGGCCTCAACGGGCCGATGGGCATCGCCGCGGATGCGGCTGGCAATGTGTACGTGGCGGATACGGAGCACGCCTGTATCCGCCGCATCACGCCAGACGGTACTGCCTCGGTGTTTGCTGGCGCTGTGTACAAGCCGGGCGCGGTCGACGGCCCCGCCGCTCAGGCACGCTTCAACCAGCCCGCCGGGCTGGCCCTGGCACTGGATGGCGCACTGCTGGTGGCGGACATGGGCAACGGCCTCATCCGCCGCATCGAGCTCTCCACCCCTGGCCACCCGGTGACAACGCTCCCGGCGCACAAGGGGCTCTATCGGCCCTCGGCGGTGGCGGCGGCGGCGGACGGCGCCCTGTATGTGGTGGAGACGGGCATGGCTCGCGTCGTCTCGCTGCGCCAAGGCACCGTCTCCGTCGTGGCTGGCGCCACCCCCGGCTTCGCGGACGGCGCGCCCGAGTCCGCCCAGCTGCTGCCGTACCTGGGCCTCGCGGTGTTGAAGGATGGCTCGCTGGCGGTGGCGGACCCTGGCAACTACCGCATCCGGCGCGTCACCTTCGACTCCGCTGGCAGAGCTCGCCAGGTGAGCACGCTGGCGGGCACTGGCCGCTATGGCGCCGCCGATGGGAGGGGAGAGGACGCGGACTTCGTCCTCCCCACCGGCCTCGCGGTAGGCCCCGATGGCACACTCTACGTGGCCGACGCGGGCAACGCGCTGCTGCGCGCCGTCACGCCGTGA